From Daucus carota subsp. sativus chromosome 6, DH1 v3.0, whole genome shotgun sequence:
TATGTGTGAATATGCAAAAATTTGTCggtttatgtttatgtttacGTGTTATAGAGGTAAAAGGGTAGTGATACAAATATGTGGTGACAGATGGTAGGTTAATGTATTATTAGATTTCCTGGTGATGATGTATTTCCTTTGTATGGATGTAGGGTGAAAGATGAGGGGTAGGAGTTACCGTTACAGTCCCTCGCCACCACCGAGGAATTACAGAAGCAGTAGACGTCGGAGTCCGAGTCCAAGGGGTTCGTATGGAGGCCGTAGCAGAGATGGGCCTACTAGTCTCTTGGTTCGCAACCTTCGTCATGATTGTAGGTATGCGATTTATGGTACTCCTTGTTTTGCTTACGTTGTTTTTTTGTAATAGTGCTTTAAGCTTGTAATAGTGCCTTAAGCGAATATATATTTTGGAATGTGTATTCGTCATTTAAGTTTGAGTGGCAGAACACTTCCGTCagcttattatataattttttcattttttttgttaggAAAAATTTTAGCATTAAGGTTGTCAGCCTCTTACTAAATTGAAAAGCAACCttcattttgaattttgtattttgttaaAATCTTACTAAAAACTACAAGATCTCTGTGttaaattttatcatatttcatGGTATCTCCAACGTTGCAAGATGTAACTAATGTTCATATAtggataaatataataaattgcaGTGCTGAATAGCtaatttaaaatgaattattGTAAATCTATGTAGTTTTAAAGCTGTCATATTATATGTTGGTTTGATTTTTGCAATTAAGAATTGTTGACTTCCTTAGTAACATAATCTAACATGCTCAATGAAATTTACAGACCAGAAGATCTTCGCAGACCATTTGGCGAATTTGGTCCTCTGAAAGATGTTTACTTGCCTAGAGATTATTATTCCGGGTAATTAGATTTTAACTTTTGGTTTTGCTGTACTTATATTTGACCATCGTGTTTACTAAATCTCTTTATGAATGCAATTAAGCTGTATTTGCAGTTGTTTTATTAGTCATGTAGTTTGTAAATTCGTGTCATGGCGATTTGTGTTTTTTCATGTTGAAAGTTTTGAAGAATAAGTAATTAGACTGTGTAAATGATGATTTCGGTCTACAAAATAATACAAGGAGTTGGGTATTAATATGTAAAAAGAAGATATCAGTCACAAAGTCTTTAAAGTTTTTATAACCTTAATTTTACAAGGTAAGGGGCCACTTTAATTGCATAAATGGATTCTTTGAATAAGACTCTTTCCGACCATCTCGCTCTGTATATATCCTATTTATAGTCCACTTCCCTATATGTTATAATGGGGCTGGGATTGGTCTGTCTGTGTTTTATTCAGTTGCATGCGTTTAGCAATTACGCAAAAGGTAGACTCAATGTCAATTTGCTGTTTGTTTTCTTATTGAAAGTTTCCAAGACCAACAAGTAATAAGACTCTGGAGAAGATCTTATTTTACATGAAGATTGAAGGTCGAGTTGAGTGTCAGTACATTAATGAAGATCCAAGTCATCAAGAATTTCAAATCATTATAACCTTAAATTTCCCAAGGTTAGAAGCTGCCTAATTGCATGACTGGATCTTTTCGAAGTAAATCTCTGTGGGATAATTGCTTCGTATGTCTCTCCTTCCATCCCCTTCCCATTTACCCAGTATCCATCTTTATGGAGGGAGATTGATTCAGTCGCATGTGTTCAGCATTCACACGGGATGAGCCTCATAAATACAATATTATATACTCTGACTCGTTATTTTTACTTTGCAGAGAGCCTCGTGGGTTTGGTTTTGTGCAATATGTGCACCCTGCTGATGCTGAAGAGGCCAAATATCATATGGATGGTCAAGTTTTCCTAGGTCGAGAATTGACAGTGGTATTTGCTGAAGAAAATAGGAAAAAACCTCAGGAAATGAGGGCAAGGGAACGTGTCAGGTTTagcttttattttttgactgcttattatttattttttggcgATGAAAGGACATACTCATGCACCCTTTGATCTTATTACCTTCTTTTATTTTGCACATTGTAAAGGCTTTTGCATGAGCTACATcattctcttttttctttcgAACTCTATTAACTAATACAAAAATGTAAACTAAGCCATGCCATGCAAAGATACTTACGAATGCAATCCTTATTATATCTATGCTTTAAAAAACAGGGTTCAATGATCCTGTTCAGATCTAATAATGAGCAATAAAGATACGAGTTCATATAATATTACTGTATCTGAAATTTTCTGTTTTCAGGGGCCGATCATATGACAGAAAACCATCCCCTCAACGTTATAGAAGATCTTATTCCCGCAGTCCAGATTATTATTCACCGTCACCGAGGCGTAGGGAATATTCAAGGTATTTTCAAGTAAATCTTGTTAACCTTGCTCAGGAAATATAATTGATTTGTTGAAGTTGCTTTTTGACGCTTGCTATTTGGGATTTAGGTAGACTTAGGTAAACTTCCTTTTGGAGGCTTCCTTTCTGGGATAATTATCTCCTTGCGCAAAGTTTCTTGTGTTAACCTCTTTTATTTCTTATAGTTATATATCTCGTAAGTTCAGCTGCATTCTAGATGTATTTTTTTTCATCCTTATAATAGAAGTATACCTTTAGTACTAATAAAGAGTTTTTAAATTCATGATCAAGGATATAGAGAAATTTATATAGCCTGGTAGGGGTTATCATGAATCCTGGCTCCCCCATGCTGTATACTTTAAAAAGTGATGTATGGGAGAAcatgtaatatgtaaatatactGAGAAGAATAATGTGTCCAAAATTTCTCCTTGTGTTTCATTGGTTTTGATATTCGATACACCATGAATTATATCTGTTCTCATGCATTATTACTCACAATGAACTTCCAGATGTTAAAGGTGACTGTTTAAATGCTTGAATTTATCAGCTGGAAATACTTTATAGTTGCAGGACTAATGTGTACATGATTTGAAAGATCTGAATCAGTTCTGTGTTGATTATTGTTTAGGTCAATTTCGCCTCGACGTAGGAGCTATCGAGGAAGGTCTTACTCCAGGAGTCCTCGTGGTTCTAGGAGTCGAAGCAGAACCCCTGTGAGCAGCCGCAGCTGGAGCAGGAGCAGGAGCAGAAGCAGGAGTCCCGAACCTTACTAGAGGTGAACCCCTTGGAGACATTGGCTTCTGAATGCCGTTGTGGTTATTAGTGAGCTTAACTCAGAGGAATGGGATGGACCCTCCTATTGTTGCATAAAAAAGTAGTTATTTGCATGCAAGATTGATATTTGAAATTTGCTTTAACGGGTACTTTTGGAGCTTAACTTTAAATATCGGTCTGATGCATATTAAGTACTTATCTTAACTGTTAATCTAGTATGCATTGTCCAGATTAGTTATTTGCATGCAGATTAATATTTGCAATTTGCTTCAGTGTGTACTTTTACAGCTTTAACTGGAATATCGTTCTGAATTTCTGATAAACAAATGCAGGGACGGTCCAATATGCAAAGTTATTGGGGCGAAGTTCTAAAATAGGATTCTTAATTTTTACctcaatataaatttaaatattctttttctaaattcaaTGAATTTTCGATGCATATTACGAATGATTGACGGTGATCGACGGATTGAGCAGTTATCTTCACTCTTTAGAATTTGAAACTTAGCTTTTGAAACTTAGCTTGTTGCCTTAATGTTCTGCTCGAGAACATGATGTCTCGAAAACCAAATAAATCTGATGTTAAGTCATATGGCCTTTGAAACTTGGAAGCAGAACATCTTCGTTTCTTTGTTACTGCTATTATATACTGGACCCTCGTATCTCCCTATATTTGCCGCAACCATTTCTACCGAGCAGTAAGAATCTATTGTTTTACTCCACTGCTGCGTCAATGCTTAGGCATGGAGAGGCACTAGACCGTTCAAGCCGTGcaggtaaaataataataatagtgtcTGTATTTAAATTATGTGCTGATTTGAAATTACTTATTTTCGAAAACTAGAGTCTATTCTAGACGTACAGGATAAGAAgagcattaaatataatataaacaatggCTCTtagtaattaatataaaattaagagtTTAAACTCCAATAATATTCTTTAtatttcttctctatttcatattttattcatattgggCTCtactataaaacaaaaaaaagaggaaaaggTAGAGGTGAATTGGGGTGAAGGAATTTTTTTATCGTGAACAATTAAGTTAAAAGATATGtgatggctcttaactttgagaaGAGGAGAGAGAAAAATAAGAGACTCTTAATGATTTAAAGAGCCACTAGGAGTCTTTTggagcaatttttttttcttatcctcctcaaatctcaagttaagaGCTTAAACGAAGAGTCTGTCGAGATGCTTTAATATGAATAAATATGTTTTGGAACATAGCGGGTGCTTAAGTAAGCTGACACAATTCTTACTTATTTAACTGTCCGTTGAGAGTGGCCTGTCGGTGATCCTCTGTGCCATAATGTTGACGCTTTGAGGCACCCCATTAAGTTTAGGTATATTCATTTCCACTCGACGGCTCCCTTACATTTCTAACCAGTTTGaacgtaaagttttcaaaactaaccagccaacgttcaacttttcaaaactaaccagcctaattTAACAGAACTCGGGCGACCCGAGTTGGTTTTTTTGTGGAAGTGATGGTCGCCCCTACCAAGGGCGACCCATGCTGTGTAGTGGTGAGGGGCTAGGGTCGCCCCTGCCTCCGGCAACCATGTCTATCATGATGAGTTTGCTTGTTTCTGGACTTAACGGTTCATGTGAATGTCAATgtgcttttgttttttttaatgatttggtTAAGGAAATTAAGGAATTTCTTCATTTTACATAGTGTACTTAGGCTTCCACAATATAGACTTCAAATGAAACAAGATTTGCAGTTTTAAACAGATTCACGTGAATAGATCACATTGAATGGGTTTCTTAGGTGTAATACATGGGAACAAATAGCAATGTATCCAAAATTTTGCCTTAAATCTTTTTTAAGAATGATATGCCTCACTAATAACTGATTTTTAATTTGGacaattttatatgtatattagtaTATATAGTTCCGAGTAAGATTTgagaaaaactttaaaaataatttttgaggtatttattatttttcaatattacTATGAAAgatgtataaatttaattattaaataaaaggagTTAAAAACATGTCATTCAAAACTCACCATCAGGAATATTTTTGCAAATCGGAATGATATAatcaatttctatttatattaattaatctttatttttagttaattcaataaattaatctaaacaaaaatattc
This genomic window contains:
- the LOC108224414 gene encoding serine/arginine-rich SC35-like splicing factor SCL33 gives rise to the protein MRGRSYRYSPSPPPRNYRSSRRRSPSPRGSYGGRSRDGPTSLLVRNLRHDCRPEDLRRPFGEFGPLKDVYLPRDYYSGEPRGFGFVQYVHPADAEEAKYHMDGQVFLGRELTVVFAEENRKKPQEMRARERVRGRSYDRKPSPQRYRRSYSRSPDYYSPSPRRREYSRSISPRRRSYRGRSYSRSPRGSRSRSRTPVSSRSWSRSRSRSRSPEPY